The Saccharomonospora cyanea NA-134 genome includes a region encoding these proteins:
- a CDS encoding ABC transporter permease has product MSTTVETGPPSKAGATEQQPRPRRPIPGWLRGVLWAVAAIAVLSTTSYLTGIDTLTSSNTSQTALRLALPILFAALGGLWAERAGVINIGLEGMMILGTWGAAWGAYYGGVWAGLLAAIVFGALGGLLHAVATVTFGVNHIVSGVAINLLGLGVAKYLADLVFEPLSGNPRQSPPVPKFDTYSATFLSDWLADLEEAQRVGISDAAGLLRGLVTQVSPLAMLGLLLVPLSYLVLWRTRFGLRLRSCGENPVAAESLGVNVYVHKYAALLVSGGLAGMGGASLVLLSGGADYLENQTNGRGYIGLAAMIFGNWRPGGLLGGAALFGYSDGLQLSAGGEAVLALCYGAVLLLAVLTVVQLVRRRWLVAGLSALGAAALYYVYWANDELPRELIPYTPHFVTIIVLAVAAQKLRPPKAIGKRYRRGEGD; this is encoded by the coding sequence GTGAGCACCACGGTCGAAACCGGGCCCCCGAGCAAGGCGGGTGCGACGGAGCAACAGCCGCGCCCCCGGCGCCCGATCCCGGGGTGGCTGCGGGGCGTGTTGTGGGCCGTCGCGGCCATCGCGGTGCTGTCCACGACGTCCTACCTCACCGGCATCGACACGCTCACGTCGAGCAACACGTCGCAGACCGCGCTGAGGCTCGCCCTGCCCATCCTGTTCGCCGCGCTCGGCGGGCTGTGGGCCGAGCGGGCGGGCGTCATCAACATCGGCCTCGAGGGCATGATGATCCTCGGCACGTGGGGCGCGGCCTGGGGCGCGTACTACGGCGGCGTGTGGGCCGGGCTGCTGGCGGCCATCGTCTTCGGCGCGCTCGGCGGGCTGCTGCACGCCGTGGCCACGGTGACGTTCGGGGTGAACCACATCGTGTCCGGTGTGGCCATCAACCTCCTCGGGCTCGGCGTGGCGAAGTACCTCGCCGACCTCGTGTTCGAGCCGCTGTCCGGCAACCCGAGGCAGTCGCCGCCCGTGCCGAAGTTCGACACGTACTCGGCGACCTTCCTCTCCGACTGGCTGGCGGATCTGGAGGAGGCCCAGCGGGTCGGGATCTCCGACGCCGCCGGACTGCTCCGAGGTCTCGTCACGCAGGTGTCGCCGCTGGCGATGCTGGGCCTGCTGCTGGTGCCGCTCAGCTACCTCGTGCTGTGGCGTACCCGGTTCGGGTTGCGCCTGCGCTCGTGCGGTGAGAACCCGGTGGCCGCCGAGTCGCTCGGCGTGAACGTCTACGTGCACAAGTACGCGGCCCTGCTGGTGTCCGGTGGTCTCGCCGGCATGGGTGGCGCGTCGCTGGTGCTGCTGTCGGGTGGCGCCGACTACCTGGAGAACCAGACCAACGGCCGCGGCTACATCGGGCTCGCGGCGATGATCTTCGGCAACTGGCGGCCCGGCGGGTTGCTGGGTGGCGCGGCGCTGTTCGGTTACTCCGACGGTCTCCAGCTCTCGGCGGGCGGGGAGGCCGTGCTGGCGCTGTGCTACGGCGCGGTGCTCCTGCTGGCGGTGCTCACGGTGGTGCAGTTGGTGCGCAGGCGCTGGCTCGTCGCGGGCCTCTCCGCGCTCGGTGCCGCCGCGCTCTACTACGTGTACTGGGCCAACGACGAGCTTCCGCGTGAGTTGATCCCGTACACGCCGCACTTCGTGACGATCATCGTGCTGGCCGTGGCGGCGCAGAAACTGCGCCCGCCGAAGGCGATCGGCAAGCGGTACCGGCGAGGGGAGGGCGACTGA
- the sdhA gene encoding succinate dehydrogenase flavoprotein subunit — protein MQFHKYDVVIVGAGGAGMRAAIEAGQRARTAVLTKLYPTRSHTGAAQGGMCAALANVEEDNWEWHTFDTVKGGDYLTDQDAAEIMAKEAIDAVLDLEKMGLPFNRTPDGKIDQRRFGGHTREHGKAAVRRACYAADRTGHMILQTLYQNCVKHGIEFFNEFYVLDIALTETADGPVASGAIAYELATGEIHVFQAKSIVFATGGFGKVFKTTSNAHTLTGDGMGIYARKGLPLEDMEFYQFHPTGLAGLGILLTEGARGEGAILRNADGERFMERYAPTIKDLAPRDIVARSMVLEVLEGRGAGPNKDYVLLDCTHLGAEVLETKLPDITEFARTYLGVDPVKEPVPVYPTAHYAMGGIPTNVHGEALRDNDNIVPGLYAAGEVACVSVHGANRLGTNSLLDINVFGRRAGIAAAEYANSHGFVELPENPAKMVEGMVDHLRTATGGERVADIRTELQATMDANAAVYRTEDTLKQALTDVQALKQRYGRISVMDKGKRYNTDLLEAIELGFLLDLAEILVNAALARKESRGGHAREDYPDRDDVNFMRHSMSYKLLPEAEDPDAPLGLTGFTSDIRLDYKPVTFTRYEPMERKY, from the coding sequence ATGCAGTTCCACAAGTACGACGTGGTCATCGTCGGGGCGGGCGGCGCGGGTATGCGCGCGGCGATCGAGGCCGGTCAGCGTGCCCGCACCGCGGTGCTCACGAAGCTGTACCCGACGCGTTCCCACACCGGCGCCGCCCAGGGCGGCATGTGCGCGGCCCTGGCCAACGTCGAAGAGGACAACTGGGAGTGGCACACCTTCGACACCGTCAAGGGTGGTGACTACCTCACCGACCAGGACGCCGCCGAGATCATGGCCAAGGAGGCCATCGACGCGGTCCTCGACCTGGAGAAGATGGGTCTGCCGTTCAACCGCACCCCGGACGGCAAGATCGACCAGCGGCGGTTCGGCGGGCACACCCGCGAGCACGGCAAGGCGGCGGTGCGCCGCGCGTGCTACGCGGCCGACCGCACCGGCCACATGATCCTGCAGACGCTGTACCAGAACTGCGTCAAGCACGGCATCGAGTTCTTCAACGAGTTCTACGTCCTCGACATCGCCCTGACCGAGACGGCCGACGGTCCGGTGGCGTCCGGCGCCATCGCCTACGAGCTGGCCACCGGCGAGATCCACGTGTTCCAGGCGAAGTCGATCGTCTTCGCCACGGGCGGGTTCGGCAAGGTCTTCAAGACCACGTCCAACGCGCACACCCTCACCGGCGACGGCATGGGCATCTACGCCCGCAAGGGGCTGCCGCTGGAGGACATGGAGTTCTACCAGTTCCACCCGACCGGTTTGGCGGGCCTGGGCATCCTCCTCACCGAGGGCGCCCGCGGCGAGGGCGCCATCCTGCGCAACGCCGACGGCGAGCGGTTCATGGAGCGCTACGCCCCCACCATCAAGGACCTCGCGCCGCGCGACATCGTCGCCCGGTCGATGGTGCTGGAGGTGCTGGAGGGCCGGGGCGCCGGGCCGAACAAGGACTACGTCCTGCTCGACTGCACCCACCTCGGCGCGGAGGTGCTGGAGACGAAGCTGCCCGACATCACCGAGTTCGCCCGCACCTACCTCGGTGTGGACCCGGTGAAGGAGCCGGTGCCGGTGTACCCCACCGCGCACTACGCGATGGGCGGTATCCCCACCAACGTGCACGGCGAGGCCCTGCGCGACAACGACAACATCGTGCCGGGCCTGTACGCGGCCGGTGAGGTGGCGTGCGTCTCGGTGCACGGCGCCAACCGGCTCGGCACCAACTCGCTGCTCGACATCAACGTGTTCGGGCGCAGGGCGGGCATCGCCGCCGCGGAGTACGCCAACTCGCACGGCTTCGTGGAACTGCCCGAGAACCCGGCGAAGATGGTCGAGGGCATGGTCGACCACCTGCGCACCGCCACCGGCGGCGAGCGCGTGGCCGACATCCGCACCGAGTTGCAGGCCACCATGGACGCCAACGCGGCCGTGTACCGCACCGAGGACACGCTGAAGCAGGCGCTGACCGACGTGCAGGCGCTCAAGCAGCGCTACGGACGCATCTCGGTGATGGACAAGGGCAAGCGGTACAACACCGACCTGCTGGAGGCCATCGAGCTCGGGTTCCTGCTGGACCTGGCCGAGATCCTGGTGAACGCCGCACTGGCCCGCAAGGAGTCGCGTGGTGGGCACGCCCGCGAGGACTACCCGGACCGCGACGACGTCAACTTCATGCGGCACTCGATGTCGTACAAGCTGCTGCCGGAGGCCGAAGACCCGGACGCTCCGCTCGGGCTCACCGGGTTCACCTCCGACATCCGCCTGGACTACAAGCCGGTGACCTTCACCCGGTACGAACCGATGGAGCGGAAGTACTGA
- the sdhC gene encoding succinate dehydrogenase, cytochrome b556 subunit, protein MSTTASTAAEAAASDRAGASRRSGTFYRGDPGMWSWVLHRITGVLTFFFLFVHVLDTALVRVSPNAYNAIIETYKTPIVNLMEVGLVGAVLYHALNGIRVILVDFWSKGAKYQRVMLWSILGVWVLVMIPGTYFMLERTVSELLGGGN, encoded by the coding sequence ATGTCCACCACTGCGAGCACCGCCGCCGAGGCGGCTGCTAGTGATCGGGCAGGCGCCTCACGTCGGAGCGGTACGTTCTACCGCGGCGACCCCGGCATGTGGTCCTGGGTGCTGCACCGCATCACCGGCGTGCTCACGTTCTTCTTCCTGTTCGTCCACGTACTCGACACCGCGCTGGTCCGGGTCTCGCCGAACGCGTACAACGCGATCATCGAGACCTACAAGACCCCGATCGTCAACCTCATGGAGGTCGGCCTTGTCGGTGCGGTCCTCTACCACGCACTCAACGGCATCAGGGTCATCCTGGTCGACTTCTGGTCCAAGGGCGCCAAGTACCAGCGCGTCATGCTCTGGTCGATCCTCGGTGTCTGGGTGCTCGTGATGATCCCCGGCACCTACTTCATGCTCGAACGCACCGTGAGTGAGCTGCTCGGAGGCGGCAACTGA
- a CDS encoding ABC transporter permease produces the protein MISWRTALLPPVLAIVVAMALSSVALLISGADPLEAFTTMGAQLFEGTTAVDTVNLAVVYYFAGLAVAVGFQMNLFNIGVEGQYRFAAVIAAIVGAAMELPPVLHVLAILAVAMLSGAAYALLPAILKVTRGVSEVITTIMLNSIVFGIVAYLISADQFGVLRGNNISTAEIPETGWIPGIPLGAAGTMFGSVLIAVALGVGYWFLLNRTRFGFELQASGESPTAATAGGVSAKRMTMTAMLLSGAVAGLIAMPELLGRDHVYAMTATQGYGFTGIAVALLGRNHPVGVAFGALLWAFLDKSAVSLETIGVPREIATIIQGTIVLSVVVAYEIVKRAELAAEQRRVGRQTRNGMPASVSQGGAV, from the coding sequence ATGATCTCCTGGCGTACCGCCCTGCTTCCCCCCGTCCTGGCGATCGTCGTCGCCATGGCGCTGTCGTCCGTCGCGCTGCTCATCTCGGGCGCCGACCCGCTCGAAGCGTTCACCACCATGGGCGCGCAGTTGTTCGAGGGCACCACGGCCGTCGACACCGTGAACCTCGCGGTGGTCTACTACTTCGCGGGTCTGGCCGTCGCCGTCGGGTTCCAGATGAACCTGTTCAACATCGGTGTCGAGGGTCAGTACCGGTTCGCGGCCGTCATCGCCGCGATCGTGGGCGCGGCCATGGAACTGCCTCCGGTGCTGCACGTGCTGGCGATCCTCGCGGTGGCCATGCTCTCCGGCGCCGCGTACGCGCTGCTGCCGGCGATCCTGAAGGTGACCCGGGGCGTCTCCGAGGTCATCACCACGATCATGCTGAACTCGATCGTGTTCGGCATCGTGGCGTACCTGATCAGCGCCGACCAGTTCGGTGTGCTGCGCGGCAACAACATCAGCACCGCCGAGATCCCGGAGACCGGGTGGATCCCCGGCATCCCGCTCGGGGCCGCGGGCACGATGTTCGGCTCGGTCCTCATCGCCGTCGCCCTGGGTGTGGGCTACTGGTTCCTGCTCAACCGCACGCGGTTCGGGTTCGAGCTGCAGGCGAGTGGCGAGTCGCCCACGGCCGCCACGGCGGGCGGAGTGAGCGCCAAGCGGATGACGATGACCGCGATGCTGCTGTCCGGAGCGGTCGCCGGGCTCATCGCGATGCCCGAACTGCTGGGCCGCGACCACGTCTACGCCATGACCGCGACGCAGGGCTACGGCTTCACCGGCATCGCGGTGGCCCTGCTGGGTCGTAACCACCCCGTCGGTGTCGCGTTCGGCGCGCTGCTGTGGGCGTTCCTCGACAAGTCGGCCGTGTCGCTGGAGACCATCGGGGTGCCGAGAGAGATCGCCACGATCATCCAGGGCACGATCGTGCTCTCGGTCGTGGTCGCCTACGAAATCGTCAAACGAGCGGAACTCGCCGCCGAGCAGCGCCGGGTGGGCAGACAGACCCGCAACGGCATGCCCGCGAGCGTCAGCCAGGGAGGTGCGGTGTGA
- a CDS encoding endo-1,4-beta-xylanase has translation MSTAHQRRFGPRRIGVRIRKAVAAAAVGAVTAGGFVAAAGTASAQTTLGDAAAAQGRYFGVAVAAGRLGEPDYTATLNREFNSVTAENSWKWESLQPSPGYFDFSTADRIAEHARQQGMELRGHTLVWHSQLPGWVENIGSADELRAVMNNHITTVMEHYKGQVRSWDVVNEAFADGGSGARRDSVFQRLLGDGWIEEAFRTARAADPDATLCYNDYNTDAWNTAKTQAVYNMVADFVSRGVPIDCVGFQAHFNSGNPVPENYHVTLQNFADLGVEVQITELDIAGWGDSQAQQYAGVTLACLAVPQCSGITVWGVTDKYSWRAEDTPLLFDGDYNPKQAYHAVLETLGGSGGGGGGGDDGAACTVTYDETQRWGDRFNGRVTVRAGDEAISSWSTTVTVHPPQKITATWNGEASWDYSGDVMTMRSYSGLPAGGETSFGFTVMANGNWAAPTLGSCTAS, from the coding sequence ATGAGCACGGCACACCAACGGCGATTCGGGCCCCGACGGATCGGGGTCCGGATCAGGAAGGCCGTCGCGGCGGCCGCGGTCGGTGCGGTGACCGCGGGTGGGTTCGTCGCCGCGGCAGGGACGGCGAGTGCGCAGACCACACTCGGCGACGCCGCCGCGGCGCAGGGGCGCTATTTCGGCGTCGCGGTCGCGGCAGGCCGACTCGGCGAACCGGACTACACGGCCACGCTCAACCGGGAGTTCAACAGCGTCACCGCCGAGAACTCGTGGAAGTGGGAGAGCCTCCAGCCCTCGCCCGGGTACTTCGACTTCAGCACCGCCGACCGCATCGCCGAACACGCGCGCCAGCAGGGCATGGAACTGCGCGGGCACACGCTGGTCTGGCACTCGCAGCTGCCCGGCTGGGTCGAGAACATCGGGTCCGCCGACGAACTCCGCGCGGTGATGAACAACCACATCACCACCGTGATGGAGCACTACAAGGGCCAGGTCCGCTCCTGGGACGTGGTGAACGAGGCGTTCGCCGACGGTGGCAGCGGTGCGCGCCGCGACTCGGTGTTCCAGCGCCTGCTCGGTGACGGCTGGATCGAGGAGGCGTTCCGCACCGCGCGCGCGGCCGATCCGGATGCCACGCTCTGCTACAACGACTACAACACCGACGCCTGGAACACGGCCAAGACGCAGGCCGTGTACAACATGGTGGCCGACTTCGTCAGCCGTGGCGTGCCGATCGACTGCGTCGGCTTCCAGGCGCACTTCAACAGCGGCAATCCGGTTCCGGAGAACTACCACGTCACCCTGCAGAACTTCGCCGACCTCGGGGTGGAGGTCCAGATCACCGAGCTGGACATCGCGGGGTGGGGTGACTCGCAGGCGCAGCAGTACGCCGGCGTCACCCTGGCCTGCCTGGCCGTGCCCCAGTGCAGTGGCATCACGGTCTGGGGGGTGACCGACAAGTACTCCTGGCGTGCGGAGGACACGCCACTGCTGTTCGACGGCGACTACAACCCCAAGCAGGCCTACCACGCCGTGCTGGAGACCCTCGGCGGTTCCGGCGGTGGAGGCGGTGGCGGTGACGACGGCGCCGCCTGCACCGTGACCTACGACGAGACCCAGCGGTGGGGCGACCGGTTCAACGGCCGGGTCACCGTCCGCGCGGGCGACGAGGCGATCAGCTCGTGGAGCACCACCGTCACCGTGCACCCGCCGCAGAAGATCACGGCGACCTGGAACGGCGAAGCGAGCTGGGACTACAGCGGCGATGTCATGACGATGCGGTCGTACAGCGGCCTACCCGCGGGTGGGGAGACGAGCTTCGGCTTCACCGTCATGGCGAACGGCAACTGGGCGGCGCCGACACTGGGCTCCTGCACCGCCTCCTGA
- a CDS encoding succinate dehydrogenase hydrophobic membrane anchor subunit — MAETLNLDKPRSARRPAARRSNFELYSWLFMRISGLLLVVLVLGHLFIMNILDGGVHRINFAFVAGRWSSPFWQFWDLAMLWLAMIHGGNGLRTIIDDYARRDSTRFWLKMVLYVAVVVIVLLGTLVIFTFDPNIPAD; from the coding sequence ATGGCTGAGACACTCAACCTCGACAAGCCGCGCTCCGCCCGCAGGCCCGCGGCCCGCCGCAGCAACTTCGAACTCTACAGCTGGCTGTTCATGCGCATCTCGGGCCTGCTGCTCGTGGTGCTGGTGCTCGGTCACCTGTTCATCATGAACATCCTCGACGGCGGTGTTCACCGGATCAACTTCGCGTTCGTCGCGGGCCGCTGGTCGTCGCCGTTCTGGCAGTTCTGGGACCTGGCGATGCTGTGGCTGGCGATGATCCACGGCGGTAACGGCCTTCGCACGATCATCGACGACTACGCGCGCAGGGACAGCACCCGCTTCTGGCTCAAGATGGTGCTCTACGTCGCCGTGGTCGTCATCGTGCTGCTGGGCACCCTGGTGATCTTCACCTTCGATCCGAACATCCCGGCCGACTGA
- a CDS encoding ABC transporter ATP-binding protein has protein sequence MTESRPAVELKGITKRFPGVVANSDVHLTVRAGEVHAVCGENGAGKSTLMKILYGMQQPDEGTIAINGEVVRLRNPQDAIKVGIGMVHQHFMLADNLTVKENVLLGAESLHGIGKAATARMAELAERTGLRVNLDSLMENLGVADRQRVEIVKVLYRGARIVILDEPTAVLVPQEVDALFDTVRTMREQGYTFIFISHKLDEVRRIADSATVIRRGTTVGTVDPRTVSSRELAEMMVGSQLPSPETRESTVTDRAVLRVENLRLTAEDSERAVLDDVSLTVRAGEVLGIAGVEGNGQTELVETIMGMRRAAGGTIELVDAEGTTRDLTKLGTLARREAGIGYIAEDRHRHGLLLGRPLWTNRILGYQTRRPVSSGRIIDCAAAREDTRRIVDEYDVRTPGVEVAAGALSGGNQQKLIVGRELSGDPVLLIASHPTRGVDVGAQALIWDRIRAARSDGLAVLLISADLDELIGLSDTIRVMLRGRLVSEADPATVTPTELGSAMTGAGESHSLPEDVA, from the coding sequence ATGACCGAATCCCGACCAGCGGTCGAACTGAAGGGGATCACCAAGCGGTTCCCCGGCGTGGTGGCCAACTCGGACGTCCACCTGACGGTGCGCGCCGGCGAGGTCCACGCGGTGTGCGGCGAGAACGGCGCGGGCAAGTCCACGCTGATGAAGATCCTCTACGGCATGCAGCAGCCGGACGAGGGCACCATCGCCATCAACGGCGAGGTGGTGCGCCTGCGCAACCCGCAGGACGCGATCAAGGTGGGCATCGGCATGGTGCACCAGCACTTCATGCTCGCCGACAACCTGACCGTCAAGGAGAACGTGCTGCTGGGCGCCGAGTCGCTGCACGGCATCGGCAAGGCAGCCACGGCGCGGATGGCCGAACTCGCCGAGCGCACGGGCCTGCGGGTGAACCTCGACAGTCTCATGGAGAACCTCGGCGTGGCGGACCGCCAGCGGGTGGAGATCGTCAAGGTGCTCTACCGCGGCGCTCGCATCGTGATCCTCGACGAGCCCACGGCCGTGCTCGTGCCGCAGGAGGTGGACGCGCTGTTCGACACCGTCCGCACGATGCGCGAGCAGGGCTACACCTTCATCTTCATCTCCCACAAGCTCGACGAGGTTCGCAGGATCGCCGACAGTGCCACGGTGATCCGCAGGGGCACCACGGTCGGCACCGTGGACCCGCGCACCGTGAGCTCGCGCGAGCTGGCCGAGATGATGGTCGGCTCGCAGCTCCCGAGCCCGGAGACGCGCGAGTCCACCGTCACCGACCGGGCCGTGCTGCGCGTCGAGAACCTGCGGCTGACCGCCGAGGACTCCGAGCGCGCCGTGCTCGACGACGTGTCGCTGACGGTGCGGGCCGGTGAGGTGCTCGGCATCGCCGGTGTGGAGGGCAACGGGCAGACCGAGCTGGTCGAGACCATCATGGGCATGCGCAGGGCGGCCGGGGGCACGATCGAACTCGTCGACGCCGAGGGCACCACGCGCGACCTCACGAAGCTCGGCACGCTGGCGCGCCGGGAGGCCGGCATCGGCTACATCGCCGAGGACCGGCACCGCCACGGCCTGCTGCTGGGCCGCCCGCTGTGGACGAACCGGATCCTCGGCTACCAGACCCGCAGGCCGGTGTCGAGCGGCCGCATCATCGACTGCGCCGCCGCGCGGGAGGACACGCGCCGCATCGTCGACGAATACGACGTCCGCACCCCGGGCGTCGAGGTCGCCGCAGGAGCGCTGTCCGGCGGTAACCAGCAGAAACTCATCGTCGGCAGGGAACTGTCCGGCGACCCCGTGCTGTTGATCGCCTCCCACCCGACCCGCGGTGTCGACGTCGGCGCGCAGGCTCTGATCTGGGACCGCATCAGGGCCGCCCGCTCCGACGGCCTCGCGGTGCTGCTCATCTCCGCCGACCTCGACGAGTTGATCGGGCTGTCGGACACCATCCGCGTCATGTTGCGCGGCAGGTTGGTCAGTGAGGCCGATCCCGCCACCGTCACACCGACCGAGCTGGGCTCGGCCATGACGGGTGCCGGTGAGAGCCACTCCCTTCCCGAGGACGTCGCATGA
- a CDS encoding BMP family lipoprotein, which translates to MTGVLTLAACAKDSGDNSAAGDGGESGGECVTAAAPPRAEASSKEREAASDVDASDLKVALAFDVGGRGDASFNDAAAAGVDKAVEDMGVADTTESTAAGTESEDAKQQRLSQMAEKGYDPIIAVGFAYADALKAVAPKFPDTHFAIVDDDSVDAKNVTPLVFAEEQGSFLAGVAAVYKSDNCHVGFVGGVETPLIQKFEAGFVQGAKAVSDKVKVEIDYLTPAGDISGFNDPGKGNVVAKAQIDKGADVLYHASGASGKGVFEAAKAADALAIGVDSDQYNQKTVAEVKDVIMTSMLKRVDVAVYDYIRAVASDDLDSLPERFDLAVDGVGYSTSGGKVDDITDVLDGYKAQIVAGEIEVSPTP; encoded by the coding sequence ATGACCGGCGTGCTGACGTTGGCAGCGTGTGCCAAGGACTCCGGTGACAACAGCGCCGCGGGTGACGGCGGCGAGTCGGGTGGGGAGTGCGTGACAGCGGCCGCGCCACCCCGGGCCGAGGCCAGCAGCAAGGAACGTGAGGCGGCGTCCGACGTCGACGCCAGCGACCTGAAGGTCGCGCTCGCGTTCGACGTGGGCGGCCGGGGTGACGCGTCGTTCAACGACGCGGCGGCAGCCGGTGTCGACAAGGCCGTCGAGGACATGGGCGTGGCCGACACGACCGAGAGCACGGCGGCGGGCACCGAGTCCGAGGACGCCAAGCAGCAGCGGCTGTCGCAGATGGCGGAGAAGGGCTACGACCCGATCATCGCCGTCGGTTTCGCGTACGCCGACGCGCTGAAGGCCGTCGCGCCGAAGTTCCCCGACACCCACTTCGCGATCGTCGACGACGACTCGGTGGACGCGAAGAACGTGACCCCGCTGGTGTTCGCGGAGGAGCAGGGCTCGTTCCTGGCCGGTGTGGCCGCCGTCTACAAGAGCGACAACTGCCACGTCGGTTTCGTCGGTGGTGTGGAGACTCCGCTGATCCAGAAGTTCGAGGCGGGCTTCGTGCAGGGCGCGAAGGCGGTCTCCGACAAGGTCAAGGTCGAGATCGACTACCTGACCCCCGCCGGTGACATCTCCGGCTTCAACGACCCCGGCAAGGGCAACGTGGTGGCCAAGGCGCAGATCGACAAGGGCGCCGACGTGCTCTACCACGCCTCGGGTGCCTCGGGTAAGGGCGTGTTCGAGGCGGCCAAGGCCGCCGACGCGCTGGCGATCGGGGTCGACTCCGACCAGTACAACCAGAAGACGGTCGCCGAGGTCAAGGACGTCATCATGACGTCGATGCTCAAGCGCGTGGACGTGGCGGTCTACGACTACATCCGCGCGGTGGCCTCCGACGACCTCGACTCCCTGCCCGAGCGGTTCGACCTGGCGGTGGACGGTGTCGGCTACTCGACCTCGGGCGGCAAGGTCGACGACATCACCGACGTCCTCGACGGCTACAAGGCGCAGATCGTGGCCGGCGAGATCGAGGTCTCGCCCACCCCGTAA
- a CDS encoding cytidine deaminase, translated as MPENTIDWEHLRAEAVAAAQKAYAPYSRLRVGSAALTDDGRIVTGCNVENASYGVGLCAECTMVGQLRLSGGGRLVAVACRSGEGELLMPCGRCRQLLYEFGGTECLVDTPAGVQPMTSVLPQAFGPEDLPE; from the coding sequence ATGCCCGAGAACACGATCGACTGGGAGCACCTGCGCGCGGAGGCCGTCGCGGCGGCACAGAAGGCGTACGCACCGTACTCACGGCTGCGGGTCGGCTCCGCCGCGCTGACCGACGACGGCCGGATCGTCACCGGTTGCAACGTGGAGAACGCTTCCTACGGTGTCGGCCTGTGCGCCGAGTGCACCATGGTCGGGCAGCTCAGGTTGTCCGGCGGGGGACGTCTCGTGGCGGTGGCGTGCCGTTCCGGCGAGGGCGAGCTGTTGATGCCCTGTGGCCGGTGCAGGCAACTGCTCTACGAGTTCGGCGGCACGGAGTGCCTCGTCGACACCCCGGCGGGGGTGCAGCCGATGACGTCGGTGCTGCCGCAGGCGTTCGGACCCGAGGACCTGCCGGAATGA
- a CDS encoding succinate dehydrogenase iron-sulfur subunit has product MTATVSEGSHDTSQIPAPEGSVTVTVKILRYNPELDSEPHWESYDVPALPTDRVLNLLFNIKNYVDGTLAFRRSCAHGICGSDAMQINGVNRLACKVLVKDLLAKEGKNTTITIAPIKGLPTMKDLYVDMEPFFEAYRAVKPYLIAYGNEPTRERIQSPADRERFDDTTKCILCAACTSSCPVYWADGSYFGPAAIVNAHRFIFDSRDEGSEERLDILNDAEGVWRCRTTFNCTDACPRGIQITKAIQEVKRALLFKRV; this is encoded by the coding sequence ATGACTGCCACGGTTTCCGAGGGTTCCCACGACACCTCGCAGATTCCCGCACCGGAGGGTTCGGTCACCGTCACGGTGAAGATCCTGCGGTACAACCCGGAGCTGGACTCCGAACCGCACTGGGAGTCCTACGACGTCCCGGCGCTGCCCACCGACCGCGTGCTGAACCTGCTGTTCAACATCAAGAACTACGTGGACGGCACACTCGCGTTCCGGCGCTCCTGTGCGCACGGCATCTGCGGGTCGGACGCCATGCAGATCAACGGCGTGAACCGCCTGGCCTGCAAGGTGCTGGTGAAGGACCTCCTCGCCAAGGAGGGCAAGAACACCACCATCACCATCGCCCCGATCAAGGGCCTGCCGACGATGAAGGACCTCTACGTCGACATGGAGCCCTTCTTCGAGGCGTACCGCGCGGTGAAGCCCTACCTCATCGCCTACGGCAACGAGCCGACGCGCGAGCGCATCCAGTCGCCCGCCGACCGCGAACGGTTCGACGACACCACCAAGTGCATCCTGTGCGCGGCGTGCACGTCGTCGTGCCCGGTGTACTGGGCCGACGGGTCGTACTTCGGCCCGGCGGCGATCGTCAACGCGCACCGGTTCATCTTCGACTCGCGTGACGAGGGCTCCGAGGAGCGGCTGGACATCCTCAACGACGCCGAGGGCGTGTGGCGCTGCCGCACGACGTTCAACTGCACCGACGCGTGCCCGCGTGGCATCCAGATCACCAAGGCCATCCAGGAGGTCAAGCGCGCGCTGCTGTTCAAGCGCGTCTGA
- a CDS encoding SCO4848 family membrane protein, which produces MRMSRRTSLFLTAFGVWSWVIWITFARNLWNSDNAWNADGSPTPFFWVHLLLAVTSFVLGTVIGVIGWRGLRASRRREAEARSDQSV; this is translated from the coding sequence ATGCGGATGTCTCGCCGTACTTCCCTGTTCCTGACGGCGTTCGGGGTGTGGTCCTGGGTCATCTGGATCACGTTCGCCCGCAACCTGTGGAACAGCGACAACGCCTGGAACGCCGACGGCTCGCCCACGCCGTTCTTCTGGGTGCACCTGCTGCTCGCGGTGACCTCCTTCGTGCTCGGCACCGTCATCGGGGTGATCGGCTGGCGCGGTCTGCGGGCCTCGCGGCGGCGGGAGGCCGAGGCCCGGTCCGACCAGTCGGTGTGA